In Symmachiella dynata, the following are encoded in one genomic region:
- a CDS encoding bifunctional N-acetylglucosamine-1-phosphate uridyltransferase/glucosamine-1-phosphate acetyltransferase, whose translation MPAAAPVAIVLAAGKSTRMKSATPKVLHPLCGRPMIEYVLDAARSAGVERLVVVVGHEAEQVKTALSVHKDVEFALQAQQNGTGHAVMVCEENLRQHDGATMILTGDAPLMQSSSFSALLKDYEDEKASCVIGTAVTENNFGLGRIVRNADGEFQCIVEEKDADAAQKAITEINVGCYVFDNQRLFAALKHVNTDNKQGELYLTDAPAIMLADGQRVVAAQRLTIEEALGVNSRDQLAQVHRSIQDATMQALMLEGTTIVDPAQTYIDPRAQIGRDTTIYPFTTISGPVTIGNNCQIGPHAAIDGTANLPDGTTVAAFERIG comes from the coding sequence ATGCCCGCCGCCGCCCCCGTCGCCATCGTCCTCGCTGCCGGAAAAAGCACCCGTATGAAATCGGCGACGCCCAAGGTCCTGCACCCATTGTGCGGCCGGCCGATGATCGAATACGTCCTCGATGCCGCCCGTTCCGCCGGTGTCGAGCGGCTGGTCGTTGTCGTGGGTCATGAAGCAGAGCAGGTCAAAACCGCGCTCTCGGTGCACAAGGATGTCGAATTTGCCTTGCAGGCCCAACAAAACGGCACCGGGCATGCGGTGATGGTCTGTGAAGAAAACCTCCGCCAGCACGACGGCGCCACCATGATCCTCACCGGCGACGCGCCGCTGATGCAAAGCAGTTCTTTCTCCGCCCTGCTCAAGGACTATGAAGACGAAAAAGCTTCCTGCGTGATCGGCACCGCTGTCACCGAAAACAATTTCGGACTCGGCCGCATCGTCCGCAATGCCGACGGCGAATTCCAGTGCATCGTCGAAGAGAAAGACGCTGATGCTGCTCAAAAAGCGATCACCGAAATCAACGTCGGTTGCTACGTCTTCGACAATCAGCGACTCTTCGCTGCCCTGAAACACGTCAACACCGACAACAAGCAGGGTGAACTCTACCTGACCGACGCCCCCGCCATCATGCTGGCTGATGGCCAACGCGTCGTCGCCGCCCAGCGGTTGACCATCGAAGAAGCCTTGGGCGTCAATAGCCGCGATCAACTCGCCCAGGTGCATCGCAGCATCCAGGACGCCACCATGCAGGCCCTGATGCTCGAGGGCACCACGATCGTCGACCCGGCACAAACCTACATCGACCCCCGCGCCCAGATCGGCCGCGACACCACGATCTACCCCTTCACCACAATCAGCGGCCCGGTCACCATCGGCAACAACTGCCAAATCGGCCCCCACGCAGCCATCGACGGAACAGCCAACCTCCCCGACGGCACAACAGTCGCAGCATTCGAACGCATCGGCTGA